Proteins encoded together in one Lathyrus oleraceus cultivar Zhongwan6 chromosome 5, CAAS_Psat_ZW6_1.0, whole genome shotgun sequence window:
- the LOC127081086 gene encoding uncharacterized protein LOC127081086, with product MEEYAHILDLPISNRVPFSGVEGILESQVIAEAIHLRKSYIDVNLTVKGGIRGLTSKFLLEKAFSFANANNIVAFEAIISLLVYGLVMFPNIDNFVDVNVMRIFLIKNLVPTLLDDTYFYIHHRTSKGGGTIVCCSPLLYKWFSLHLPQSPVFHENKDCLRWSQRLVSLNNDDITWYSSVYDNFEIIDSCGSSIMFHFLVHKEESTIFWLWKGKNELGLKNSVALEPYTSWVKKRAKEFKMKYTYERPMSLIMVKSPTIEGIDELQEALDRMKQERGDWEGKFHISHLEKVELQKQLKEKDNLIELLKQHVVKRSRGQENLISSNS from the exons atggaggagtatgctcataTTTTGGATCTACCCATTTCTAATAGGGTTCCTTTTAGTGGGGTCGAAGGAATTCTTGAATCTCAGGTTATTGCCGAAGCCATTCATCTGAGGAAGTCTTACATAGATGTCAATCTCACTGTCAAAGGAGGTATCAGAGGGTTGACTTCGAAGTTTCTATTGGAAAAAGCCTTTTCTTTTGCCAATGCTAATAACATAGTGGCCTTTGAAGCTATTATTTCCTTACTCGTCTATGGTTTGGTCATGTttcctaacattgacaattttgttgatgttaatgtTATGAGGATCTTCTTGATTAAGAATCTGGTTCCAACTCTGCTCGACGATACTTATTTCTACATTCATCATAGGACTTCTAAAGGGGGTGGGACTATAGTTTGTTGTTCTCCTttactgtacaagtggtttaGTTTGCACTTGCCGCAGTCTCCTGTCTTCCATGAAAACAAGGATTGTTTgaggtggtctcaaagacttgTGTCTCTCAACAATGATGACATTACTTGGTACTCTTCTGTTTATGACAATTttgagattattgatagttgtgggaGTTCTATAATGTTCCActtcttggtacacaaggaggaatcaactatatTCTGGCTTTG gaaaggaaaaaaTGAGCTCGGATTGAAGAATAGTGTAGCTTTagagccttacactagttgggtgaagaagagagcaaaGGAATTCAAGATGAAATACacttatgaaagacctatgtcctTAATAATGGTCAAATCTCCCACTATTGAAGGCATAGATGAGTTACAAGAGGCTTTGGataggatgaagcaagagaggggTGATTGGGAAGGAAAATTTCACATCTCACACCTTGAGAAAGTAGAATTGCAGAAGCAACTAAAAGAAAAGGACAACTTGATTGAATTACTCAAGCAACATGTTGTGAAGAGATCCAGAGGCCAAGAAAATTTAATTTCCTCTAATAGTTAA
- the LOC127081085 gene encoding uncharacterized protein LOC127081085: MGNVGLRLEEGVREGRLKKGSSSDGSKKYGNDLPKKKEHDANAISQERRRILSRNNQCHQHVASIIQDSIGCFERASVVYKPDQHYAFHQGAPGHDIENCFTMKDEVRRLMQSGILPFEDSNPNVQANSLPKHSNTTVNMVEGCPGKYRVFDVNLIRRSLVEMHTTLCELRYYEHDHASCQVCSRDPRGYVVMKIDLQEMLDQNLIQVTRDKNEDEHEVNIIVPYFNPPESVVIAYDGQKTVVSPLIIHLASPTPYKFDKVVPYKYNATMVEEDKEVPIPAFPFVVNITDASGVARSGRIFATATPKRTEDVVIEKSILEKSFVVQADQASIVNQNADQDEVLKLIKKSDFNMVDQLWHTPSNIFVLSLLMSLEAHREALQKVLEQTYMDHDVTIDQFDGIVANITASHNLSFSDEELPEPGRNHNLALHISMNSQEDTLSNMLVDTGPFFNVLPKSMLSKLAYQGAPMRYNGVVVKAFDGSRKTIIVVVDLPVKIEDEGTSFQALSVDNVAIKESGESMSSLRDA; encoded by the exons ATGGGGAATGTGGGTttgaggctagaagaaggtgtccgtgaaggacggttgaAAAAAGGTAGTTCATCTGACGGTTCCAAAAAGTATGGGAATGATTTACCCAAGAAGAAGGAACACGATGCAAATGCTATCTCGCAAGAGAGACGTAGAATACTTTCGAGGAACAATCAATGTCATCAACATGTGGCTTCTATAATTCAA GACTCCATCGGCTGTTTTGAAAGAGCTTCTGTGGTGTATAAACCTGACCAACATTATGCATTCCATCAAGGGGCACCTggacatgatatcgagaattgttTCACCATGAAGGATGAGGTAAGAAGGTTAATGCAAAGTGGTATTTTGCCGTTTGAAGATTCTAATCCCAATGTGCAAGCTAATTCGCTGCCCAAACATAGCAATACGACTGTGAATATGGTTGAAGGATGTCCAGGAAAGTACCGAGTCTTTGACGTCAATTTGATCAGAAGATCCTTGGTTGAAATGCACACAACTTTATGTGAATTGAGatattatgagcatgaccatgcttCTTGCCAAGTTTGTTCCAGAGATCCTCGAGGATATGTCGTTATGAAAATAGATttgcaagagatgttggatcaAAATCTTATTCAGGTTACGAGGGAcaagaatgaagatgagcatGAGGTGAACATCATAGTTCCCTATTTTAATCCCCCAGAATCGGTTGTGATTGCTTATGATGGTCAGAAAACTGTTGTTTCTCCATTGATTATTCATCTGGCGAGCCCTACGCCTTACAAATtcgataaagttgtgccttacaagtataatgctactatggtAGAAGAAGACAAAGAAGTACCTATTCCTGCTTTTCCATTTGTGGTGAACATCACCGATGCAAGTGGTGTGGCCCGAAGTGGTCGGATATTTGCTACTGCAACTCCTAAGAGGACTGAAGATGTGGTGATAGAGAAATCAATTTTAGAGAAAAGTTTTGTTGTACAAGCCGACCAAGCCAGTATTGTGAATCAGAATGCTGATCAAGATGAAGTGCTgaaattgatcaagaagagtgatttcaATATGGTGGACCAGTTGTGGCATACTCCGTCTAACATATTCGTGTTATCCCTACTGATGAGTTTAGAAGCACACCGAGAAGCTTTACAGAAAGTCCTAGAGCAAACCTATATGGACCATGATGTGACGATTGATCAGTTTGATGGCATTGTGGCCAATATTACCGCATCTCACAATTTAAGCTTCAGTGATGAAGAGTTGCCCGAGCCGGGGAGGAATCACAATTTGGCCctacatatctctatgaactcTCAAGAAGATACCCTATCTAATATGCTGGTGGATACTGGACCTTTTTTTAATGTTCTACCCAAATCTATGTTGTCTAAACTTGCTTACCAAGGTGCTCCGATGAGATACAATGGAGTTGTTGTGAAGGCCTTCGATGGCTCAAGGAAAACTATAATTGTGGTGGTTGATCTcccagtgaagatag